From the Desulfosarcina sp. BuS5 genome, one window contains:
- the mltG gene encoding endolytic transglycosylase MltG produces the protein MKKHHNEKQNRHSFLKILLLITLIFAAVVSAMFLDLYLYAGRPFGSDNSTKLVNIMPGHNFSDVFKELCNSGIVAYSYRFKLLAVIRGYDKRIKFGEYLLSPSMTPSEILTIITKGRVRLNKLTIPEGYNIEQIATAVSQAGIEDEKSFLKAAKNSSLAAQMKINANTFEGYLFPDTYYFPKNTTPKTIISTMVNRFQTIFTDEFAKQAEKLGFSIHQIVTLASIIERETGASEERPIISSVFHNRLKKNMRLESDPTVIYGIDGFNGNITKKDLKKPSPYNTYLIRGLPPGPISNPGLKALEAALYPAETDFLYFVSKKDKTHKFSTNLREHNKAVYRYQIKKR, from the coding sequence TTGAAAAAACATCATAATGAAAAACAAAACAGGCATAGCTTTTTAAAGATACTTTTACTCATAACATTGATCTTTGCAGCCGTAGTATCCGCAATGTTTCTGGATCTTTATTTATATGCGGGCCGACCCTTTGGTTCCGATAATTCGACAAAGTTGGTCAATATTATGCCGGGGCATAATTTTTCTGATGTTTTTAAAGAACTGTGCAACTCAGGGATTGTTGCTTATTCGTACAGATTTAAACTGCTGGCCGTTATAAGAGGATATGATAAAAGAATAAAATTCGGTGAATATCTCCTTTCACCATCCATGACACCCTCTGAAATCCTTACGATAATAACAAAGGGCAGGGTGCGTTTAAACAAACTGACCATTCCTGAAGGCTATAATATCGAACAGATTGCCACTGCAGTATCTCAAGCAGGAATAGAAGACGAAAAGAGCTTTTTAAAAGCCGCAAAAAATTCTTCCTTGGCTGCGCAAATGAAGATTAACGCCAATACTTTTGAAGGATACCTCTTTCCGGATACATACTATTTTCCCAAAAATACGACTCCTAAAACAATAATATCAACAATGGTCAACCGGTTCCAGACCATCTTTACGGATGAATTTGCAAAACAGGCGGAAAAACTCGGTTTTTCAATCCACCAGATTGTTACCCTGGCATCGATTATTGAAAGAGAAACCGGTGCGTCGGAGGAACGTCCGATCATCTCGTCGGTTTTCCATAATAGATTAAAGAAAAATATGCGCCTTGAAAGTGATCCTACCGTTATTTACGGTATAGATGGGTTTAACGGTAATATTACAAAAAAAGATCTTAAAAAACCATCTCCTTATAACACATACCTTATAAGGGGACTTCCTCCAGGGCCGATTTCAAACCCGGGGCTGAAAGCTCTGGAAGCAGCCCTGTACCCGGCTGAGACCGATTTTCTATATTTTGTTTCCAAAAAAGATAAAACTCACAAATTTTCTACCAATCTAAGAGAGCATAACAAGGCGGTTTATAGGTATCAAATAAAAAAAAGGTAG
- a CDS encoding Mth938-like domain-containing protein yields the protein MIEQYSFGKIAIKGRVYTNDIKIICGRVVPDWWRKNGHRVDIDDIADILKKNTDILVLGKGKPGLMKSTDSLRKFLQKKEIELIEVSTSKAVDTFNKLLKEGKRVSAGFHLTC from the coding sequence ATGATAGAACAATATTCTTTCGGAAAAATAGCAATAAAAGGAAGAGTTTACACAAATGATATTAAAATTATTTGTGGAAGAGTAGTGCCTGACTGGTGGAGAAAAAACGGACATAGGGTGGACATTGATGACATAGCCGATATACTAAAAAAAAATACTGATATTCTTGTGCTGGGAAAAGGGAAACCAGGCCTCATGAAATCTACCGATTCATTACGTAAGTTTCTTCAAAAAAAAGAGATTGAACTGATAGAAGTGAGTACTTCCAAAGCTGTCGATACATTTAACAAACTATTAAAAGAGGGGAAAAGAGTATCGGCAGGATTCCATTTAACATGCTGA
- a CDS encoding cereblon family protein: MSFFFYMIDGFHPTDFYCPDIFKYDQEDKNPEAIRDLNWIEEEEEKPRNEKALLCRQCLLTITNRSELIEVAGAYEHTFANPQGVVFQIGCFGSAKGCGHVGPATEEWSWFKGFRWQVVLCGMCLTHLGWYYTSKSMNSFHGLILDRLIDSS; encoded by the coding sequence ATGTCGTTTTTTTTTTATATGATTGACGGATTCCACCCAACGGACTTCTATTGTCCTGATATTTTCAAGTATGATCAGGAAGATAAGAATCCGGAAGCGATCAGGGATTTAAACTGGATAGAGGAAGAAGAAGAAAAACCACGCAATGAAAAAGCGCTACTTTGCAGGCAATGCTTATTGACAATAACAAACAGGTCGGAACTTATTGAAGTGGCGGGGGCTTATGAGCATACTTTCGCGAATCCCCAGGGCGTTGTATTTCAAATAGGATGTTTCGGGTCGGCGAAAGGATGCGGGCATGTCGGACCTGCAACAGAAGAGTGGAGCTGGTTTAAAGGTTTCCGCTGGCAAGTTGTTCTATGCGGCATGTGCCTTACACACCTTGGATGGTATTATACATCAAAATCTATGAATAGTTTCCATGGGCTTATATTAGATCGCTTAATCGACTCATCTTAA
- a CDS encoding secondary thiamine-phosphate synthase enzyme YjbQ has product MSITIFTDRISITTKTGLDIVNITFRLTDSLKQSKIINGSLNATVIGSTSSVTTIEFEPGVVNDLKKAITRFAPPDIEYDHEKAWYDGNGHSHVQAALLGPSIALPVRDGRLTLGTWQQAVIINHDNRARERVVDITIIGTA; this is encoded by the coding sequence TTGAGCATAACTATTTTTACCGACAGAATTTCCATTACCACTAAAACCGGCCTGGATATTGTGAACATAACATTCAGGCTCACAGATTCTCTAAAACAGTCAAAGATAATTAACGGATCACTTAATGCCACGGTGATCGGATCCACCAGTTCTGTTACAACAATCGAATTTGAACCTGGTGTGGTCAATGATCTGAAAAAAGCGATTACAAGGTTTGCGCCTCCGGATATTGAATATGATCATGAAAAAGCATGGTATGACGGGAACGGGCATAGTCATGTGCAGGCGGCACTGCTCGGCCCGTCAATTGCTTTACCGGTTCGTGACGGACGTTTGACCCTGGGAACATGGCAACAGGCTGTCATTATAAATCATGATAACAGGGCAAGAGAAAGAGTGGTGGATATAACAATAATCGGTACTGCTTGA
- a CDS encoding ATP-binding protein: protein MEALKKGVYDYIKITTKLEPELLNIHCALIHISKVLMNLVLNAVEAIECNGDITITTRNKYIDHPLMGYDEINPGEYVLLTVTDNGIGLSPKDL from the coding sequence GTGGAGGCGTTAAAGAAAGGAGTATATGACTATATAAAAATAACAACAAAACTCGAACCGGAGTTATTAAATATTCATTGTGCGTTAATCCATATCAGCAAAGTGCTGATGAACCTTGTGCTCAATGCCGTAGAGGCAATTGAATGCAATGGAGATATCACAATAACTACCCGGAACAAATATATAGACCACCCCTTGATGGGATATGATGAGATAAATCCTGGAGAATATGTTCTGTTAACAGTTACCGACAACGGTATAGGTCTTTCACCAAAGGATCTGTGA
- the larE gene encoding ATP-dependent sacrificial sulfur transferase LarE: MTCSKTDEAPNLPEILREKYDRLRQIITRAGDAAIGFSGGVDSTFLLKVCAEILGELGERLLAITIKSEVIPANEVNSAHDITETMGVRHIILKENVLELPGFVQNHPDRCYICKKAIFSQIKKRAELYGIRNCFDGGNIDDAADFRPGRVALNEIGIRSPLAEAGFLKSDIRVVSEALKLPTWDKPALACLASRFPYYTEITKDALKQVENAEAFLEKLGMYIFRVRHHGILARIELGEREKKILLKFDLCTKIVKHLKNLGYKYVSLDLEGYRTGSMNEVL; the protein is encoded by the coding sequence ATGACTTGCAGCAAAACAGACGAAGCGCCAAACTTGCCTGAAATACTTCGGGAAAAGTATGATCGCCTCAGGCAGATCATCACCAGGGCAGGAGATGCCGCAATCGGATTTTCAGGTGGGGTAGATAGTACTTTTTTATTAAAAGTATGCGCAGAAATTCTTGGGGAACTTGGAGAAAGGCTCCTGGCAATAACCATTAAATCAGAGGTGATTCCTGCAAACGAGGTTAATTCCGCCCATGATATTACCGAAACTATGGGTGTCAGACATATCATCTTGAAAGAAAATGTGCTTGAGCTGCCGGGATTTGTTCAAAATCATCCTGACAGATGCTATATATGTAAAAAAGCAATCTTCTCACAAATCAAAAAGAGAGCGGAACTTTACGGAATCCGCAATTGTTTTGATGGCGGCAATATTGACGATGCTGCGGATTTCAGACCCGGACGAGTCGCCCTTAACGAAATAGGTATCCGCAGTCCCCTGGCAGAAGCCGGATTTCTTAAAAGCGATATTCGAGTTGTATCCGAAGCCCTTAAACTGCCCACATGGGATAAACCGGCTTTAGCCTGCCTGGCAAGCCGATTCCCATATTATACCGAAATAACAAAGGATGCCTTAAAACAAGTGGAAAATGCCGAAGCATTTCTCGAAAAACTAGGAATGTATATTTTCAGGGTAAGGCATCATGGTATATTAGCAAGAATAGAACTGGGAGAAAGAGAAAAAAAAATATTGCTGAAATTTGATCTTTGCACAAAAATCGTTAAGCATCTTAAAAACCTGGGATATAAATATGTATCTCTCGACCTGGAAGGGTATCGCACCGGCAGTATGAATGAAGTTCTTTAA
- a CDS encoding DMT family transporter encodes MIWISLILCSGFFFSLNHIVRKKILKNADVTDMMILTGSFGFFCLIPFVGEVDFGISSANIILISINAVFAFTGSYLLNIAYKHCEISTVSPLLNFNPLLVILLSYFQLGEVLNSQQFAGVMLILSGGYIVTLKEIRNFFNPFTALPAKYFLIVLATLVLWSFCPVINRVVLFETDAMTHIFFFAMFIFIIQLVLIIAMNRYKRVASLAKKQWFLIIIAGGFWIISDFLHLKALAVPAAVVSLAIPAKRLSNLLTVVLGGTVFKEKSLVVKSMACIFMIAGLYVIGIN; translated from the coding sequence ATGATCTGGATAAGCTTAATATTATGTTCGGGATTTTTCTTTTCACTTAATCACATAGTAAGAAAAAAAATACTGAAAAATGCCGACGTAACCGATATGATGATATTAACAGGCAGCTTCGGTTTTTTTTGCCTGATTCCATTTGTTGGAGAAGTCGATTTCGGAATCTCATCAGCCAATATAATCCTTATTTCGATAAATGCCGTTTTTGCGTTCACTGGATCATACCTGCTTAATATAGCATATAAACACTGTGAAATATCAACTGTTTCACCGCTGCTTAATTTCAACCCGCTTTTAGTTATTTTGTTGTCATACTTTCAGCTAGGGGAGGTACTAAACAGTCAACAGTTTGCCGGAGTTATGTTGATTTTATCAGGCGGTTATATAGTTACTCTCAAAGAAATAAGAAATTTTTTCAATCCCTTTACCGCCCTGCCGGCTAAATATTTTCTTATCGTGCTGGCAACCCTGGTTTTATGGAGTTTCTGCCCGGTAATAAACAGGGTGGTATTATTTGAAACAGATGCCATGACGCATATATTTTTCTTTGCAATGTTTATCTTCATTATACAATTGGTTTTAATAATTGCCATGAACAGATACAAGCGTGTGGCATCATTGGCAAAAAAGCAGTGGTTCCTTATTATTATAGCTGGAGGCTTCTGGATTATCAGTGACTTTCTGCATCTTAAAGCACTCGCGGTTCCGGCTGCCGTTGTTTCACTGGCAATACCGGCCAAACGATTGTCAAACCTTTTAACGGTCGTGCTCGGGGGAACAGTATTTAAGGAAAAGAGCCTGGTTGTTAAATCAATGGCCTGCATATTCATGATTGCCGGTCTGTACGTTATTGGTATAAATTAA
- a CDS encoding Hsp20/alpha crystallin family protein gives MMELTRWNRLGDLPVLQDRINRMFNDTFFKGSGAVNDELTGHSWNPVVDIIDNDESIVIKADLPGVDKKNISIDYKDRVLTLKGERVDDNEVKEENYYKRERVRGSFMRSFTLPASVAADKISADYKEGVLKIEIPKPEEQKPNQITIN, from the coding sequence ATGATGGAACTTACCAGATGGAACCGTTTGGGTGATTTGCCTGTCCTGCAGGATCGTATTAATCGGATGTTTAATGACACTTTCTTCAAGGGCAGCGGTGCTGTAAACGATGAACTTACAGGCCATAGCTGGAATCCCGTAGTTGACATTATTGATAATGATGAAAGTATAGTAATAAAGGCTGATCTTCCGGGTGTCGATAAAAAAAATATCAGCATAGATTATAAAGACAGAGTGCTGACCCTTAAAGGTGAAAGAGTCGATGATAATGAAGTCAAGGAGGAGAATTACTATAAAAGAGAGCGGGTGCGCGGCTCATTTATGAGATCTTTCACCCTGCCTGCTTCAGTTGCTGCTGATAAAATTAGTGCGGATTATAAGGAAGGCGTACTCAAGATTGAAATACCGAAACCTGAAGAGCAGAAACCGAACCAGATTACTATTAATTAA
- the pabB gene encoding aminodeoxychorismate synthase component I yields the protein MDKIKKIIGRLTDIYTEHISLDEDFISFAARFAHKPGTVILMSGGDLDSARYHIIAAKPWLSFKCFRDAISISINGQIFNFTGHPFDILREIVNHYSLQVSQLDLAGLPEPVYAGLFGYLSYDLKDILEELPRTSNDDIQLPHSVFFAHSIIIVQDKTTSTITLCIPVLQNKGSSSLYATLDSFRKTIIADPLIKKSFSGDAAGFKSNFNKPEYIAAIEKIREYIAAGHVYQVNMSQRFEMGFTGDPYSLFKTLYRNNPAPFFSFINAGDHQIVSTSPERFLKLRGDIVETRPIKGTRPRGKTKKEDHELKNDLQKSTKDDAELSMIVDLLRNDIGKVCAAGSVKVKQHKMLEAYSNVYHLVSIVEGRLDTGRDAIDLIAATFPGGSITGCPKIRAMEIIDELEPHRRHIYTGSIGYIGFSGSMDLSIAIRTATVYKDKIFFSAGGGIVFDSDPLDEFNETIHKGRTLMEVFRDKVKQAEPEDYLWINGKLKPVKEACVSATDQGLLFGFGFFETIRADKGEALYLDEHMARFNNTWENLFESRPPDLTWSSIINAVIAKNRLTDKTGAIKILATRGDRETPPFNHTLMVMARPYTHRLAGKKSPGIKLLTYPEARQSPLASHKTLNYLYYLLAGRWAVKMGADEALILNPDGTVSETNTANIMLISGKKVLIPFSEHVLPGIMQKALCDVLLEWGYKVEKRVLKPEDLLAGKEVIISNSLIGAVPVLSIDNQNMPGPTDLCERINRVYKKGGSIEPPL from the coding sequence ATGGATAAAATAAAAAAAATTATTGGCCGACTTACCGATATTTATACCGAACATATAAGCCTGGATGAAGATTTTATCTCTTTTGCAGCGCGGTTTGCGCATAAACCAGGTACGGTGATATTAATGAGCGGAGGTGATCTTGACTCTGCACGGTACCACATAATTGCCGCAAAGCCCTGGCTGAGTTTTAAATGTTTTCGAGACGCAATAAGTATCAGCATAAATGGGCAGATATTTAATTTTACAGGACACCCTTTTGATATTCTAAGAGAAATTGTCAATCATTACAGTTTGCAAGTCAGTCAGCTTGATCTTGCCGGTCTACCTGAACCGGTTTACGCCGGCCTTTTTGGTTATCTCTCCTATGATCTTAAAGATATTCTTGAGGAACTTCCACGCACTTCCAATGATGATATACAGCTCCCGCATTCAGTTTTTTTTGCGCATTCAATTATAATAGTACAGGATAAAACAACCAGTACCATCACCCTCTGTATTCCGGTACTACAAAATAAAGGGAGCTCAAGTTTGTATGCAACCCTTGACAGCTTCAGAAAAACTATTATTGCGGACCCATTAATAAAAAAAAGTTTTTCAGGCGATGCAGCCGGGTTTAAGTCAAATTTCAACAAGCCGGAATATATTGCTGCAATCGAGAAAATCAGGGAGTATATTGCAGCCGGCCATGTGTATCAGGTAAATATGTCACAGCGTTTTGAAATGGGCTTTACCGGTGATCCCTATTCCCTTTTTAAAACGCTATACAGGAATAACCCGGCTCCATTTTTCAGTTTCATTAATGCCGGCGATCATCAAATAGTTTCCACCTCGCCGGAAAGATTTCTTAAGCTAAGGGGAGACATTGTCGAAACAAGACCCATCAAGGGGACAAGACCCAGGGGTAAAACTAAAAAGGAAGATCATGAATTAAAAAATGACCTGCAAAAAAGCACAAAGGATGACGCCGAACTCTCCATGATAGTCGACCTTTTGCGCAATGACATCGGCAAAGTCTGTGCTGCCGGGTCAGTAAAAGTGAAACAGCATAAAATGCTTGAAGCATACAGTAATGTTTATCATCTTGTTTCCATTGTTGAGGGGAGGCTCGACACAGGCAGGGATGCGATAGATCTAATTGCAGCCACATTCCCCGGTGGGTCAATTACAGGCTGTCCCAAGATCAGGGCCATGGAGATTATTGATGAACTGGAGCCGCACAGGCGTCACATATATACCGGTTCCATAGGTTATATCGGTTTTTCAGGCTCCATGGATTTATCAATAGCAATCCGCACGGCAACCGTATATAAAGATAAAATCTTTTTCTCTGCCGGAGGGGGGATTGTATTCGATTCCGATCCCCTGGATGAATTCAATGAAACCATTCATAAGGGACGGACGTTGATGGAGGTTTTCAGGGACAAAGTAAAACAGGCTGAGCCTGAAGACTATCTCTGGATCAACGGGAAACTTAAACCTGTTAAGGAGGCATGCGTATCTGCAACTGACCAGGGGCTCTTATTCGGATTCGGATTTTTTGAAACCATCAGGGCGGATAAAGGGGAAGCGCTTTACCTTGATGAGCATATGGCAAGATTTAACAATACCTGGGAGAATCTTTTTGAAAGCAGACCGCCTGATCTCACATGGTCTTCGATTATTAATGCGGTTATAGCAAAAAACAGGTTAACCGATAAAACTGGGGCCATCAAGATTCTTGCCACCCGGGGAGACAGGGAAACGCCCCCATTTAATCACACACTTATGGTAATGGCCAGGCCTTATACCCACAGGCTTGCGGGAAAAAAATCGCCGGGAATTAAATTATTAACATATCCCGAAGCCCGTCAGTCTCCACTTGCTTCTCACAAAACGCTTAATTATTTGTATTATCTCCTGGCCGGCAGATGGGCAGTGAAAATGGGAGCAGACGAAGCCCTGATATTAAATCCGGACGGAACAGTTTCTGAAACAAACACAGCTAATATAATGCTGATTTCGGGAAAAAAAGTATTAATCCCTTTTTCCGAACATGTTTTGCCGGGTATAATGCAAAAAGCGCTTTGCGACGTTCTGCTTGAATGGGGATACAAGGTTGAGAAAAGAGTTTTAAAGCCTGAAGATCTTTTGGCAGGGAAAGAAGTTATTATATCCAACTCCCTGATAGGGGCGGTTCCTGTTTTAAGCATCGACAATCAAAATATGCCCGGGCCGACGGATTTATGTGAACGCATCAACAGGGTATATAAAAAGGGCGGCTCTATTGAGCCGCCCCTGTGA
- a CDS encoding anthranilate synthase component II, which yields MSKLLVIDNYDSFTYNLVQMFRRYNLEIDVYRSDKISVTQAGSINPDYILISPGPRDPAHAGVSINLVKAFYKKIPILGVCLGMQCINEAFGGSTVRAPVPMHGKTSLIPHNHSALFKGLVSPFKVARYHSLMVNINNSELVVSSRSKDGVAMGFSHKVYPVHGLQFHPESFLTENGFQIIENFLKLGPCTDVTSK from the coding sequence ATGAGCAAACTGCTGGTAATCGATAATTATGACTCCTTTACATATAACCTGGTGCAGATGTTCAGACGCTATAATCTTGAGATTGATGTATATAGAAGTGACAAAATATCTGTTACGCAGGCAGGTTCGATTAATCCTGATTACATTTTAATCAGCCCAGGTCCAAGAGATCCCGCACATGCCGGGGTCTCCATAAATTTAGTCAAGGCATTTTACAAAAAAATCCCCATCCTCGGTGTTTGCCTGGGGATGCAGTGTATTAATGAAGCCTTTGGCGGCAGTACTGTACGCGCACCTGTCCCGATGCATGGCAAAACAAGCCTGATACCGCATAATCATAGTGCTTTATTTAAGGGTCTGGTTTCACCCTTCAAAGTTGCGCGTTATCATTCGCTGATGGTAAATATCAATAATAGTGAACTTGTCGTTTCATCGCGCAGTAAAGATGGTGTTGCTATGGGCTTTAGCCATAAAGTTTATCCGGTTCATGGACTTCAGTTTCATCCTGAGAGTTTTCTAACGGAAAACGGATTTCAGATTATTGAAAACTTTTTGAAACTCGGCCCTTGCACGGATGTAACATCTAAATAA
- a CDS encoding response regulator, protein MAKTKITFHILIDDRKCMEQVSSALQSLDYDILINSGAEKLPELNLGLNLKLNKDDFNIIILNPGLSSWEWLDRLIKIDKRFPDLPVILYASEITDRLYQVADNSTIFLAHDKESLTQRVKDIIISFKISKTQILFVDDEEKIIKTYLRMLRKLPWTLFIASNGINALEILEKERIDLVVTDIKMPNMHGLELVAKIREQDHNLPVIICSAYKGMKADQDLVYYNVSAFMDKPVDQDALLNKIKELIA, encoded by the coding sequence ATGGCAAAAACAAAAATAACTTTTCATATCTTGATCGATGACCGGAAATGCATGGAACAGGTAAGCAGTGCGCTGCAAAGCCTTGATTATGACATTTTAATCAATTCCGGGGCAGAAAAGCTGCCCGAACTGAATTTGGGACTAAATTTGAAACTGAACAAAGACGACTTTAATATAATAATCCTTAATCCCGGTCTTTCCTCCTGGGAATGGCTTGACCGGCTGATAAAAATTGATAAACGATTTCCTGATCTTCCCGTTATTCTTTATGCTTCTGAAATAACAGACCGCCTTTACCAGGTGGCGGATAATTCCACAATCTTTCTGGCTCATGACAAGGAAAGTCTTACACAGAGAGTAAAGGATATCATCATCTCTTTTAAAATATCAAAAACACAAATTCTTTTTGTTGATGATGAAGAAAAAATTATAAAAACCTATCTCAGGATGCTGCGCAAGCTGCCCTGGACTTTGTTCATAGCCTCAAACGGAATCAACGCATTGGAAATTCTTGAAAAGGAACGTATAGATCTCGTTGTTACAGATATCAAAATGCCGAACATGCACGGATTGGAATTAGTGGCAAAAATCAGGGAACAAGACCATAACCTGCCTGTTATCATATGTTCCGCTTACAAGGGGATGAAAGCAGATCAGGATTTGGTGTATTATAATGTATCAGCTTTTATGGATAAACCTGTTGATCAGGATGCACTTTTAAATAAGATTAAAGAATTGATTGCATGA
- a CDS encoding hybrid sensor histidine kinase/response regulator translates to MTNKTGTVLFVDDEEKILKALKRLFRSEPCRTFFASGGPAALDILNAENVSVVITDLSMPGMDGFTLLDRVKAEYPDIIRIVMSGHSDTDTILNAINQGNLYRYIVKPFNEAELKITTKQAVELFNLQQDKRNLMQRLEEHNNLLEERVEKRTNQLLAIEKKAEIGKYASQIVHNMNNPLMAVFGSIGIVELMMKNANPDMDKLQKFLGIMKKNACDLKKIIRSILDHAREGGPSRTEPVNINEIIARALEFFELDSIFKYKIEKNISLTENLPFMKGDSIQIKQIMDNLIKNAIDAMEHSDKKCLGIKTGMENGDIIIKISDTGEGIAEEDLEKIFSPDYTTKPVGKGTGLGLASVKAMINAYSGKIKVKSEKGKGTLFTVQLPV, encoded by the coding sequence ATGACAAATAAAACCGGAACAGTCCTGTTTGTGGATGATGAGGAAAAAATTCTTAAAGCATTAAAAAGACTTTTCAGGTCTGAACCATGCCGAACTTTTTTTGCATCCGGAGGGCCGGCAGCGCTTGATATATTAAATGCAGAAAATGTCTCTGTTGTGATTACGGATCTATCAATGCCCGGGATGGACGGTTTTACCCTGCTGGATCGGGTCAAAGCCGAATACCCGGATATAATCCGTATTGTAATGTCGGGTCATTCTGATACGGATACCATATTAAACGCGATAAACCAGGGCAATCTTTACAGGTATATCGTCAAGCCCTTTAATGAGGCGGAATTAAAAATTACAACAAAACAAGCTGTTGAACTTTTCAATCTCCAGCAGGATAAAAGAAATCTTATGCAAAGGCTTGAAGAGCATAACAATCTGCTGGAAGAGAGAGTTGAAAAAAGAACAAATCAGTTGCTGGCCATAGAAAAAAAAGCGGAGATAGGCAAATATGCATCCCAAATAGTTCACAATATGAATAATCCTTTAATGGCCGTATTCGGCTCTATCGGCATTGTTGAGCTGATGATGAAAAACGCAAATCCCGATATGGATAAATTGCAAAAGTTTCTCGGCATTATGAAGAAGAATGCCTGCGATTTAAAAAAAATAATAAGGTCAATCCTTGATCACGCAAGGGAGGGCGGACCTTCCCGGACTGAACCAGTAAACATCAACGAAATTATAGCAAGAGCGTTGGAATTTTTTGAACTCGATTCCATTTTTAAATACAAAATAGAAAAAAATATTTCCCTGACCGAGAATCTGCCTTTTATGAAGGGAGATTCTATTCAGATCAAGCAGATCATGGACAATCTTATTAAAAATGCAATCGATGCGATGGAGCATTCGGACAAAAAATGTCTCGGCATAAAAACCGGTATGGAAAACGGAGATATTATAATTAAAATTTCCGATACAGGCGAAGGGATTGCGGAGGAGGATTTAGAAAAAATATTTTCTCCTGATTATACCACAAAACCGGTCGGAAAAGGGACAGGTTTAGGCCTGGCCAGTGTTAAAGCAATGATTAATGCTTATTCAGGCAAAATCAAGGTGAAATCAGAAAAGGGGAAAGGCACTCTCTTTACAGTGCAACTTCCCGTATGA
- a CDS encoding response regulator gives MHDKKHTILCVDDEKNILNSLKRLLRKEAYHLVTASGGEEGLHKLAAEEISLVVSDHRMPGMSGTEFLQKVKNQYPDIIRIILTGYTEVDSITESINRGHIYKFLLKPWNDQNLILEIRQALDQYDLVKANKKLHDEVIQKNAELKRINENLEMLVRERTRDLEVQNHALELSRTILEDLTLPVIGISDEGMIALLNRSARSFNGRLKGLSIGSNIECFFPDDLMEMIKKALPSETYKGIKGYGSSDNKYDIDFIPLSGLFKGKGIIMIFRDICL, from the coding sequence ATGCATGATAAAAAGCATACAATATTATGTGTTGATGATGAAAAGAATATCCTGAATTCCTTGAAACGCCTGCTCAGGAAGGAGGCTTATCACCTGGTGACAGCCTCAGGGGGCGAAGAAGGCCTGCATAAACTTGCAGCAGAAGAGATCAGCCTGGTTGTCTCGGACCACAGAATGCCGGGGATGAGCGGCACTGAATTCCTGCAAAAAGTAAAAAATCAATATCCCGATATAATCCGTATTATATTAACAGGATATACAGAAGTAGATTCCATTACGGAATCTATAAATCGCGGGCATATTTATAAATTCCTTTTAAAACCCTGGAATGATCAAAACCTGATCCTGGAAATAAGACAGGCCCTGGATCAGTACGACCTTGTCAAAGCCAATAAAAAACTTCATGATGAAGTTATACAAAAGAATGCGGAATTGAAAAGAATCAACGAGAATCTTGAAATGCTTGTCCGGGAACGTACCAGGGATCTCGAAGTCCAGAACCATGCCCTGGAGCTTTCACGCACCATCCTCGAAGATTTGACACTTCCGGTAATTGGAATAAGCGACGAAGGTATGATAGCGCTCCTTAACAGGTCTGCGAGATCCTTTAACGGCCGATTAAAGGGCCTGTCGATCGGCAGCAATATAGAATGTTTTTTTCCTGATGATTTAATGGAAATGATTAAAAAAGCCCTGCCGTCTGAAACATACAAGGGAATAAAAGGGTACGGATCATCTGATAATAAATATGACATAGATTTTATTCCCCTTTCAGGTTTATTCAAGGGCAAAGGGATCATAATGATATTCAGGGATATCTGCCTGTAA